Below is a genomic region from Isosphaeraceae bacterium EP7.
CGCGCTCGTAGCCCACGCTCCGGTCATCGGGCGGGAACGGGGTCAACGAGACGTACGTCGGCGCCACCTCGGCGGTCGACAGGCAGCGAGTCGGGATGGTCTCGATCGCGCGATTGGGGACGGCCCAGGCCAGCTCGATCGAGGCGGGGAGGATCGGGTGATGCTTGTCGAACTTGGCGTCGTCATCCCCCAACCTCCCCTTGGTGAAGTCGAGCCGGATGGGGTAGGCCCGCCCCCCCAGCAGGGTGATCGAGCCCCGGTACTCGGTCTCGTTGCCCGACTTCACCCAGGCGTCGATCAAGGGGCGTTGCGGGTCGTTGACGAAGAGCCTCGTGGCGTGCTCAGTCCTGACGACGAACTCGTACTCGCCGGTCTCAGGGGCGACGATCGAGCCATCCCAGCGCATCGAGAACCGGCGTGCGTCGAACTTATCCGGCTCGTCGCCGGGACCTCCGAGCTTGAAGTCGAACTTCACCTCGGGGTCGACACGCTCGAAGACCCGTTCCTTGTCGCGGAACTTGCCCGCCTTGAAGTACTCGCCGCGAAGGCCCGGCTTGCCGTCGCGGGCGGGCTCGCCTCGGAAGCCCGCGAGCAGGTCGGCCAGGGCATTCTTGTGCTGGCGGACGGTGAGGCGCGAGAGCTCGACCCTGGGGGGAGCATTGCGATCGCGGGCGGCCTGGGAATAGAAGGCGTCGTGGATGTAGGCGGCGACCTTCTCGGCCTCCGGCCCGACGCAAGTGCCCGGGTCGTCCTCGGGCATGGTCTTCTCGATCAGATGGGCGAGCTTCTCGGCCGACTTGTCCCCTTCCAGGGCCCTGGGGAACTCCTTGGTCCCCTCGCCCGAGGCGCCATGGCATGAGGCGCACTTCAGCCGGTAGATCTGCTCGCCCGAGGCATCACCGGCGTCGGCGGCGAGGGAAAGGGCGGGCACCGCGAGGGCGCAGGCGAACCCAACGGCGATCGAGGCGAGCCGACCGGGACGGGGCTTCGAATTGCGGGGGGAGGGCTGAGGAGTCATCGGCGGGCCCGGCGGGGTTCTGTAGTGGCAGGATCCGCGGGACGGGTCGAGGGAGGGGCCCCCTGGCACGGGGCCGATCGATCCGCGTCGGATCATATCTTACCCGACCATCAACCCCGGCGATACCCTTCGCGCGAGCCGGGTCGAATCAGACTCCAAGGATCGCGACCGGGCAGGGTGGGCGCATGCGAAGACCCGGCGGAGCGGGTGCTCCCCGGGTCTTCGCGGGGCGAGTCGGATCGGCTCAGAATCAGAAGAGGAAGATCACGTCGAAGCCGAGGGTGAACTGGCTGTTGCGGGTGCCGTCGCTGTAGGGGTTGCCGCTGCGTGCGAAGTCATACCGGGCCTCGGGGCGGACCCAGACGTAGGGCTTGGGCTTGTAGATCAGGCCGAGGGTGAACTCGGAGAAGTTGGTCGCGAAGCCGGTGCGGACGCCGTTGTTGTCGCGGAAGATTTCCGAACGCCAGACGCCCATCAGCTTGTCGTTGTCTTTGTTGAACTTGTAGAGGAACCAGTTGCCGAAGCTGTACCAGCCGGCGCTCTGCGAGGCGCCGTTCTGGACCACCCCGTTGACGACCGGGGAGGCCGCGCCCGGGACGTTCTGCTCGAAGCCCTGGTCGGTCTCGATCACCTGCGTGAGCTTGTCGGACCACTTGTGGGTGATGACCGTGGTGAACAGGAGGCGGTCATTCGACGCGTAGCCGTTGTTCTTGGCCCCGGCCAGGCTGGGGATGTTGATGTAGCCGGTGGGGAAAATCTGGGTGTTGTTGGGCAGCTGGCGGGGAAACTGGTTGGGGCCCCAGATCGAGATGAACGAGATGTTGGTCTTCTCGTCCTTGAAATTATAAGTGAAGCCGCCGATGTAGCCCCACTTGTAGTTCTCGTTGATCCAGCGGTCCCAGCCGTTGATGGCACCGTTGTAGATATTCAGGCGGTCATTGACGTGCCAGGTGCTCACCATGCCGAAGTGGGTGAACGGCTGGCCGTAGTTGAACATGTAGGGGACGCTCAGCAGCGGGCGGCCCGTGGCGGGCACGACCTCGTAGCCGGCGAGGGTGTAGAATCGCCCCCCCTTGATGTCGAGGCCCTTGGTGCCGAACACGTTGTCCGGGATGTGGACCTCGGCATAGGCCTGGGCCAGGTCATAGCCCTGGAAGCTGTTCAGGTTGAAGGCCCGGTCTGCGAACCCGGCCATGTGGTTGAACTGCCAGTCATTGCCCCAGAGATTGTCGGCCCGGAAGCCGAAGTTGATCTCGTCGCTCTGCTCCAAGGGATTCTCGACGACCAGGTAATACTGGTTGCCCATCCAGCTGTTGGCCTTGAAGTTCGGATTCACGCCGAAGTTCGTGCCATTCTTGGGCATCCCGTTGGTATTGCCGGTGTACGAATTCTGGATCCAGCCGTAGACCTTGACCGGGGAGTCGGGGATCCCCAGCAGGTCCATCAACAGCTTGGTCTCGTCCTTCGACGGCTCCGCGGCCTCCTCTCCGGCCTGGTCGCCGGTCGTCGGCTCGCCGCCTCCCCCTTCGCGCTCGGCGCGGGGCAGCGACAGGTCGGTGTTCGACGCTGTGGACGAGTCGGTCGGCGAGGTCCCCGATCCCGACCCCGGCGTGGCCGTGAACCCGGGGGTCGAGGCCTCGGGCGTCTCGGGGAATGTGCCCGGGGTCGAGTCCTGCACGGCCCTGGGCGGGGGGACCGACGCGTCGGGGACGGCCTGCGTCCGCTGCACGGAGCGGTCACGCATGATCCTGGAGAAGAGGCGGCCGGCGGGCCTCCCGGCCGGTGCCGCCGCGTCCTGCCCCATCGCATCGGCGGAAAGGAAGATGAAACAGGCGGCCAAGGCAAGGCGGCCCTTCCGGGCAGTCATCCCGTCAGCTTTCATCCTGAAAGCTCCAATTATCTTGAACGTCGAGCGTGGAGGGGGGAGACACTCGGCGGGGAGAGGACGCCGGACGATCCGCGATTTGCCCGCCGGACGCGATCAAGGATGACCATTGTCTAGGCGCATTCGATGCGGATGATTCGTCAAGCTAGTTATCGGCTCGCATGAAGGACCGGTTGATCTTTCCGGAACGATTC
It encodes:
- a CDS encoding outer membrane beta-barrel protein; this encodes MTARKGRLALAACFIFLSADAMGQDAAAPAGRPAGRLFSRIMRDRSVQRTQAVPDASVPPPRAVQDSTPGTFPETPEASTPGFTATPGSGSGTSPTDSSTASNTDLSLPRAEREGGGGEPTTGDQAGEEAAEPSKDETKLLMDLLGIPDSPVKVYGWIQNSYTGNTNGMPKNGTNFGVNPNFKANSWMGNQYYLVVENPLEQSDEINFGFRADNLWGNDWQFNHMAGFADRAFNLNSFQGYDLAQAYAEVHIPDNVFGTKGLDIKGGRFYTLAGYEVVPATGRPLLSVPYMFNYGQPFTHFGMVSTWHVNDRLNIYNGAINGWDRWINENYKWGYIGGFTYNFKDEKTNISFISIWGPNQFPRQLPNNTQIFPTGYINIPSLAGAKNNGYASNDRLLFTTVITHKWSDKLTQVIETDQGFEQNVPGAASPVVNGVVQNGASQSAGWYSFGNWFLYKFNKDNDKLMGVWRSEIFRDNNGVRTGFATNFSEFTLGLIYKPKPYVWVRPEARYDFARSGNPYSDGTRNSQFTLGFDVIFLF